From a region of the Calliphora vicina chromosome 4, idCalVici1.1, whole genome shotgun sequence genome:
- the LOC135958050 gene encoding very long chain fatty acid elongase 7-like translates to MVQILKIIWKIITDHFSNIGKDPRTNNLPLINSYALVVLIIGLYVLVVLKIGPKCMQKRKPYNIKSVIQIYNIFQILMNLYIFYGLTKHFVFSPNYSWSCMKYDQKDTSYDLMGVRKFAYLYYINKYLDFLDTIFFVMRKKFKQISFLHVYHHGIMAWGGFIYMNRFLGSSFTVIGHVNSLVHVLMYTYYLLSASGGKLNVDSWKSHMTKLQIIQFFYFTVQFLTTIINNSWCGLSSFWLGLLMVQNLFMTAMFSHFYWKTYIVKERQKKLKT, encoded by the exons ATGGTacagattttgaaaattatttggaaaataataaCGGATCACTTTAGTAATATCGGCAAAG ATCCACGCACAAATAATTTACCATTGATAAACAGTTATGCACTGGTTGTGCTTATTATCGGCCTATATGTGTTGGTGGTGTTGAAAATTGGGCCAAAATGTATGCAGAAACGAAAGCCGTACAATATAAAATCggtcatacaaatttataatatttttcaaatccttatgaatttgtacattttttatgGT ttaacaaaacattttgtatTTAGTCCTAACTACAGTTGGTCATGTATGAAGTATGATCAAAAGGACACCAGCTATGATCTAATGGGAGTTCGTAAATTCGCTTACTtgtattatattaataaatatttggacTTTTTAGATACC atattttttGTCATGCGCAAAAAGTTCAAGCAAATATCATTTTTACATGTCTATCATCATGGCATCATGGCCTGGGGtggttttatttatatgaatagATTTTTGG GATCTTCATTTACGGTAATTGGTCATGTGAATAGCTTGGTGCATGTCCTGATGTACACATATTATTTGCTATCGGCAAGTGGTGGAAAGTTGAACGTGGACTCATGGAAATCACATATGACAAAACtacaaattatacaatttttttactttactgtCCAGTTTTTGACAACTATTATCAACAACAGTTGGTGTGGCTTATCCAGTTTCTGGTTGGGTTTGCTGATGGTACAGAATCTATTTATGACTGCCATGTTCTCACATTTCTATTGGAAAACCTACATTGTAAAAGAAAGACAAAAGAAGTTGAAAACATAA